In a single window of the Leptospira sanjuanensis genome:
- a CDS encoding acyl-CoA dehydrogenase family protein, with translation MYQEFTEQQIEIRDQIRNFVKKEITHEVAIHWDEENKHPEELINRMRKELGVNGLTIPEEYGGWGLGSVEQCLVTEELSRGCLGISLCFGYTGLGILPILKGASHEQKKKWLPPVVDGEYGVSFCLSEPGAGSDVPGMSTTAVKKGDKWVINGTKQWITGGGSAGAYTVFAYTDKGRGTRGVSCFYVKRDTPGLTVGKKEDKLGIRASDTRQIIFEDCAVEEANMIGKENLGFIYALQTLNASRPYVAAMGVGVAQAALDYASKYARQREQFGSKISSFQAVQHMLADMSIGLETSRQVTYLAARMSDAEDPRLPKYSAIAKAHASETAMKCALDAVQIFGGYGYTKEYPVEKLMRDAKILCIFEGTTQIQKNEIAAYVIREAASAK, from the coding sequence ATGTACCAGGAATTTACCGAACAGCAGATCGAAATCAGAGACCAGATCCGTAATTTCGTGAAGAAAGAAATCACACACGAAGTAGCGATCCACTGGGACGAAGAAAATAAACATCCCGAAGAACTCATCAATCGTATGAGAAAAGAACTGGGAGTCAACGGTTTGACCATCCCTGAAGAATACGGCGGCTGGGGACTCGGTTCCGTTGAACAGTGCCTCGTGACCGAAGAACTTTCCAGAGGATGTCTCGGAATCTCTCTTTGTTTCGGTTACACAGGTCTTGGAATCCTTCCTATCTTAAAAGGAGCTTCTCACGAGCAAAAGAAAAAGTGGCTTCCTCCCGTCGTTGACGGAGAATACGGAGTTTCTTTCTGTCTTTCCGAGCCTGGTGCGGGATCGGATGTTCCTGGTATGAGCACTACCGCCGTTAAGAAAGGCGACAAGTGGGTCATCAACGGAACAAAACAATGGATCACCGGCGGCGGTAGCGCTGGAGCTTATACTGTATTTGCATATACCGATAAAGGAAGAGGAACCAGAGGAGTTAGCTGTTTCTACGTGAAGAGAGACACTCCCGGTTTGACCGTCGGTAAGAAAGAAGACAAACTCGGAATCCGTGCATCCGATACCCGTCAGATCATCTTCGAAGATTGTGCCGTTGAAGAAGCGAACATGATCGGAAAAGAAAACTTAGGATTTATTTACGCGCTTCAAACTCTGAACGCTTCCCGTCCTTACGTTGCGGCGATGGGAGTGGGTGTCGCTCAAGCGGCTCTTGATTACGCATCCAAATACGCAAGACAAAGAGAGCAGTTCGGATCCAAGATCTCCAGCTTCCAAGCGGTTCAGCACATGCTTGCGGATATGTCGATCGGTCTCGAAACTTCCCGCCAAGTAACTTATCTTGCGGCGAGAATGTCCGATGCGGAAGATCCAAGACTTCCGAAGTATTCCGCGATCGCAAAAGCGCACGCTTCCGAAACCGCAATGAAATGCGCTCTCGATGCGGTTCAGATCTTCGGCGGATACGGTTACACAAAAGAGTATCCTGTTGAAAAACTGATGAGAGACGCGAAGATTCTTTGTATCTTCGAAGGAACGACTCAGATTCAAAAGAACGAGATCGCAGCTTACGTTATCCGCGAGGCGGCGTCCGCAAAATAA
- a CDS encoding CaiB/BaiF CoA transferase family protein encodes MYLGDMGADVIKIENPRAMDATRVMFKKANGAPSLFLMLNRNKKAITLNLKKEKSKEILFKLLEDADILLEGFRPDGLAKMGLGYDDLKERFPRLIYCGIYGYGTEGKYRDFAGHDVNYLSLSGVLSQTGKTPQIPGYQLADIGGGTMTALASILAALYAREKTGKGQKIAISMMDSSLPFLSLYGGIFAATGKNPEGGNELLSGKLPNYNVYRTKEGRWVALGALEDMFFKTFLRQSGLDKHLEEFPAEEKNFSKWKEILTSYFASKTFEDLNVIFENEDSCLTPVKTMEEVSKDPVLKERGMILDKKHPTYGDYFQFGAPFPFSATPVTYRLDPPNHGEHNASIYQSLGYSAEEIETMKKEKVI; translated from the coding sequence ATGTATTTGGGAGATATGGGGGCCGACGTGATCAAGATCGAAAATCCGAGAGCGATGGATGCGACTCGCGTGATGTTTAAGAAAGCGAACGGAGCGCCTTCCTTATTTCTGATGTTAAACCGAAATAAAAAAGCGATCACTCTCAATCTAAAAAAGGAAAAATCCAAAGAGATTCTTTTTAAATTATTAGAAGATGCTGATATACTTTTGGAAGGATTCCGTCCGGACGGACTTGCAAAAATGGGACTTGGTTACGACGACTTGAAGGAACGTTTTCCTAGATTGATCTATTGCGGAATCTACGGATATGGAACCGAAGGGAAATACAGGGATTTTGCTGGACACGACGTGAACTATCTTTCTCTTTCGGGAGTTCTTTCGCAAACGGGTAAAACTCCTCAGATTCCCGGTTATCAGCTCGCCGATATCGGCGGAGGAACGATGACCGCGCTTGCTTCGATTTTAGCGGCTTTGTATGCGAGAGAAAAAACGGGCAAAGGACAGAAGATCGCGATTTCCATGATGGATTCCTCGCTTCCGTTTCTTTCCTTATACGGAGGAATCTTTGCGGCGACCGGAAAAAATCCGGAAGGCGGGAACGAACTTCTTTCCGGTAAATTACCGAATTATAATGTTTATCGGACCAAGGAAGGACGATGGGTCGCGCTCGGCGCTTTGGAAGATATGTTCTTTAAAACCTTCTTACGTCAATCCGGACTGGATAAACACTTGGAGGAATTTCCGGCGGAGGAAAAAAACTTTTCCAAGTGGAAGGAAATTCTCACTTCTTACTTCGCGTCGAAAACATTCGAAGATTTGAATGTAATTTTTGAAAACGAGGATTCCTGTCTGACTCCGGTTAAGACGATGGAAGAGGTCAGTAAAGATCCCGTTCTAAAGGAACGCGGTATGATCTTGGATAAAAAACATCCGACATACGGCGACTACTTTCAATTCGGAGCGCCGTTTCCCTTCTCCGCAACCCCGGTCACGTATCGTTTGGACCCCCCGAATCATGGGGAACATAATGCGTCGATCTATCAATCCTTAGGTTATTCGGCGGAAGAAATCGAAACGATGAAAAAGGAAAAAGTGATTTGA
- a CDS encoding DMT family transporter, giving the protein MQIQVLIVFIIALAFNALANILIKASSLGDASEKPEGIAGILQVILNPIFIGGLASFGLALLGYRFVLGKGLKLSLAYPVFTSAGFIIVLIVSSIAFKERLTWPQWAGIVLIMAGVWLCAANMFEAKS; this is encoded by the coding sequence ATGCAGATTCAAGTTCTTATCGTTTTTATCATCGCTCTTGCGTTTAACGCTTTGGCTAACATTCTCATTAAGGCGAGTTCACTCGGCGATGCGAGTGAGAAACCCGAAGGTATAGCCGGTATTCTTCAAGTGATTCTCAATCCTATCTTTATCGGCGGATTAGCTTCGTTCGGGTTGGCTTTGTTGGGTTATCGTTTCGTTTTAGGGAAGGGATTAAAACTTTCGCTCGCCTATCCGGTTTTTACGAGTGCGGGTTTTATCATCGTTTTGATCGTTTCCTCCATCGCATTCAAAGAGAGACTGACTTGGCCGCAATGGGCGGGAATCGTTTTGATTATGGCGGGCGTTTGGCTTTGTGCGGCCAACATGTTCGAAGCTAAGTCTTGA
- a CDS encoding Crp/Fnr family transcriptional regulator: MNSISPIPIEIWRKAGLVYSIRDLSYGDFLIRQGKVPTEFAFVFSGVLREYYLTSDGNEYIKSFNFPGEFTGSYFDLLSGQPSTCNIRAITDCKIAVANFSELAALYETHIAWERLGRIVAENLFLKKAKREYELLALNAEERYELLKETYPNIEEVIPQYHIASYLGITPVSLSRIRSKNRNENEKRRRSFDQAPL; the protein is encoded by the coding sequence GTGAATTCCATCTCTCCGATTCCGATCGAAATCTGGAGAAAAGCGGGCCTTGTTTATTCGATACGGGATTTGTCCTACGGAGATTTTTTAATACGACAAGGAAAAGTTCCCACCGAGTTCGCCTTCGTATTTTCCGGCGTATTGCGGGAATACTATCTCACATCCGACGGAAACGAATATATCAAGAGTTTCAACTTTCCCGGAGAATTCACTGGTTCGTATTTCGATCTTCTTTCCGGACAACCCTCGACCTGCAACATACGCGCGATCACCGATTGCAAAATCGCCGTCGCAAATTTTTCCGAACTCGCCGCCTTGTATGAAACTCATATCGCTTGGGAACGTTTAGGTCGTATAGTCGCGGAAAATTTATTTCTAAAAAAGGCAAAACGAGAATACGAACTTCTTGCCTTGAACGCGGAAGAACGATACGAACTTTTAAAAGAAACCTATCCGAATATCGAAGAAGTCATTCCTCAATACCATATCGCTTCCTATCTGGGGATCACTCCGGTTTCTTTGAGTCGAATTCGTTCTAAGAATCGAAACGAGAATGAAAAAAGGCGCCGGTCTTTCGACCAAGCGCCTTTATAA
- a CDS encoding NHL repeat-containing protein — protein MIHRILFLSFFLISCSAEPVYNPSILMSSAWFENTVLDCILKECYLCRMKVTNNPAVTVFAGTGAASSIDGTIATASFQNPFGIELDSFGNIYVTEQNANKIRKIVTAAGFVTSLSTSFTLGDPAGIKYDSVTGDKYVSCKSSAQIYKINALDQFTLFAGSPVGAAGLQNGDNSGALFNGPFFMDFDRERNLYLGELGNRDIRKFNLNFQSVSTLSGSSLGYQDGDVLTALFKSPIGVVYDRKKNSLLVADIQDHRIRKINLDTMQVSTLLGTGTGASVDGNGTSASFNGPAHIALDNSGTMFVSDSVSNKIRIVDPDLNVTTIAHTFQAIGVVKIDCANQRLLVADSTANQLFEVRFQ, from the coding sequence ATGATCCACAGAATTCTTTTCTTATCATTCTTCTTAATTTCCTGTTCCGCGGAACCGGTCTATAACCCGAGCATTCTAATGAGTTCGGCTTGGTTTGAAAACACGGTTCTCGATTGCATTCTTAAAGAATGTTATTTGTGCAGAATGAAAGTAACGAACAATCCGGCGGTCACGGTGTTTGCCGGAACCGGAGCGGCCTCCAGCATCGACGGAACCATCGCTACGGCTTCGTTCCAAAACCCGTTCGGAATCGAATTGGATTCGTTCGGGAATATCTACGTTACGGAGCAAAATGCGAACAAGATTCGCAAAATCGTTACCGCAGCCGGCTTCGTCACTTCTTTAAGCACCAGCTTCACGTTAGGCGATCCGGCCGGTATCAAATACGACTCAGTCACCGGAGATAAATACGTTTCGTGCAAAAGCAGCGCGCAGATTTACAAGATCAACGCGTTGGATCAATTCACTTTGTTTGCGGGGAGCCCCGTCGGCGCCGCAGGATTACAAAACGGAGACAATTCCGGAGCTTTGTTCAACGGCCCCTTCTTTATGGATTTCGACCGAGAAAGGAATTTATACTTGGGAGAACTCGGCAATCGCGACATTCGAAAATTCAATCTAAACTTTCAATCGGTCAGCACGTTGTCGGGAAGTTCCTTGGGATATCAAGACGGCGACGTCTTAACGGCCTTATTCAAATCTCCGATCGGCGTCGTTTACGATCGTAAAAAGAATTCTCTGCTGGTTGCGGACATTCAAGATCATCGAATTCGCAAAATCAATCTGGATACGATGCAGGTTTCCACACTGTTAGGAACCGGAACGGGTGCAAGCGTGGATGGAAACGGAACAAGCGCTTCTTTCAACGGCCCCGCCCATATCGCCTTGGATAACAGTGGAACGATGTTTGTTTCGGACTCGGTTTCGAACAAAATCAGAATCGTCGATCCCGATCTCAACGTGACGACGATCGCGCATACGTTTCAAGCGATCGGTGTCGTTAAGATCGACTGTGCCAATCAAAGACTACTTGTCGCGGATTCGACGGCCAATCAATTGTTTGAAGTGAGATTTCAATAA